A window of the Thermoanaerobacter uzonensis DSM 18761 genome harbors these coding sequences:
- a CDS encoding FAD-linked oxidase C-terminal domain-containing protein — MNPVTGTMMRAIKKALDPNLILNPGKII, encoded by the coding sequence ATGAACCCTGTAACAGGGACAATGATGAGAGCAATCAAAAAAGCACTTGATCCAAATCTAATACTTAATCCGGGGAAAATTATATAG
- a CDS encoding Gfo/Idh/MocA family protein: protein MEKLKTIIIGPGNIFNKAYLPFIFNLEELNIVGIVGRNKEKLIKYKEKYGCDVYTHLDEAIKLKPDCAFVHASTESHYEIVKELLKSGIHVYVDKPITEEIDKTKELIDLAMDKSLILKVGFNRRYAPMYQKALALFEGLKPELCIMVKNRNNDIKNSVKFTLYDDFIHIIDTLCYIVKDVDDIDVNISKERDSLKSIEVVLKSNSSTAIGVMHRNGGKDYERLEIHGHGKSAVVEDMESIRIMENGKIYVHNFGSWDTISYRRGFETAVKSFLKNVLEGNYANDELKCTLKSHEIIGEILKKTI, encoded by the coding sequence ATGGAAAAATTAAAAACAATTATTATAGGGCCAGGGAATATTTTTAATAAAGCATATCTTCCTTTTATTTTTAATTTAGAGGAACTAAATATTGTAGGTATTGTTGGAAGAAACAAAGAAAAGCTTATAAAATATAAAGAAAAATATGGTTGTGATGTTTATACACATCTAGATGAAGCGATAAAATTAAAGCCAGATTGCGCTTTTGTGCATGCATCAACAGAAAGCCATTATGAAATAGTAAAAGAACTACTAAAAAGCGGTATTCACGTATATGTTGATAAGCCTATAACTGAAGAGATAGATAAGACAAAAGAACTTATAGATTTGGCTATGGACAAATCTCTTATTTTGAAGGTAGGTTTTAACAGAAGATATGCACCTATGTATCAAAAAGCCTTAGCTTTGTTTGAAGGCTTAAAACCTGAATTGTGCATTATGGTGAAAAATAGGAATAATGACATCAAAAATAGTGTTAAGTTTACACTTTATGACGATTTCATTCATATAATAGACACTTTATGCTATATAGTTAAAGATGTTGATGACATAGATGTAAATATTTCAAAAGAAAGAGACTCATTAAAATCCATAGAAGTAGTATTAAAATCTAATAGTTCTACAGCGATAGGAGTCATGCATAGAAATGGTGGAAAAGATTATGAAAGGTTAGAAATACACGGGCATGGCAAAAGTGCAGTTGTGGAAGACATGGAAAGTATAAGAATAATGGAAAATGGCAAAATATATGTGCATAATTTTGGAAGCTGGGATACTATATCTTATAGAAGAGGTTTTGAGACTGCTGTAAAAAGCTTTTTAAAGAACGTATTAGAAGGGAATTATGCAAATGACGAATTAAAATGTACTTTAAAATCTCACGAGATTATAGGGGAAATATTAAAAAAGACAATATAA
- a CDS encoding Uma2 family endonuclease has translation MPLPKREDIYTYEDYLNWPNNQRIELINGQIYLMTSPSTIHQRISREIFTSFAVYLRGKQCEVFSAPFGVRFPSGNEKSDKEIKTVVEPDIVVVCDKSKLDDEGCKGAPDLIVEITSPSTASRDKIEKFNLYEKHGVKEYWIVEPDSKVVSVFILQENFRYGRPDVYTVGNKIKVSIFEDLEIDLKDVFAY, from the coding sequence ATGCCTTTACCAAAAAGAGAGGATATTTATACTTATGAAGATTATTTAAACTGGCCAAATAATCAAAGAATAGAATTAATAAATGGGCAGATTTATTTAATGACTTCTCCATCGACAATTCATCAAAGAATATCAAGAGAAATATTTACAAGCTTCGCTGTATATCTTAGAGGTAAGCAATGTGAAGTATTTAGTGCACCTTTTGGAGTAAGGTTCCCTTCTGGAAATGAGAAAAGTGATAAAGAAATAAAAACTGTTGTAGAACCCGATATCGTGGTAGTATGCGATAAGTCAAAGCTAGATGACGAAGGATGTAAAGGAGCTCCTGATTTAATTGTTGAAATTACATCACCTTCAACTGCAAGTAGAGATAAAATAGAAAAGTTTAATTTATACGAAAAGCATGGAGTAAAGGAATATTGGATAGTAGAACCAGATAGTAAAGTTGTAAGTGTGTTTATTTTGCAAGAAAATTTCAGATATGGAAGACCTGATGTATATACTGTAGGAAATAAAATTAAAGTTTCTATCTTTGAAGATCTAGAAATAGATTTGAAAGATGTATTTGCTTATTAA
- a CDS encoding ROK family transcriptional regulator has product MITADQLLVKQINKSIVLNTIRKKGNISRAEIAGITGLNKSTVSFLVDELINEGFVKEEGPGESKGGRKPIILSINNKAGCIIGIDLDVNYILIVLTDLMANVIWEKKIDIKIGENQQTIIERLIELIDEAISNAPETIRGILGIGIGVPGIVDYKKGSILLAPNLKWENVPLKQIVEDKFKIKVHIDNEANVGAIGEKWFGVGAKYNNLVYVSAGIGIGTGIIINGELYRGTVGLAGEMGHMTIDIYDHQCRCGNTGCWENYASEKALLEYINTQLLMGKSDEYINKNNFYTLSAIDIIDYARKGSKIAVEALKEIGRKLGVGVVNIINTFNPELVIIGNTLSLADDLVLNEVLKEVEDKSLVYRYYKVKIKTSKLKFHAGAIGAVSLVISELFAYPGL; this is encoded by the coding sequence ATGATAACAGCGGATCAATTATTAGTTAAGCAAATAAATAAATCAATAGTACTAAATACTATTCGCAAAAAAGGCAATATTTCGAGGGCAGAAATTGCAGGTATAACAGGTTTAAACAAGTCAACTGTATCTTTCCTTGTTGATGAACTTATAAACGAAGGGTTTGTGAAAGAAGAGGGGCCAGGAGAATCAAAAGGTGGCAGGAAGCCAATCATATTAAGCATAAATAACAAAGCTGGATGCATAATAGGCATTGACTTAGATGTAAATTATATACTAATTGTTTTGACTGATTTGATGGCAAATGTTATTTGGGAAAAGAAAATAGATATAAAAATTGGCGAGAACCAGCAAACTATTATTGAACGTTTGATAGAATTGATTGATGAAGCAATCTCAAATGCTCCTGAAACAATAAGAGGAATTTTAGGAATTGGGATTGGTGTTCCTGGCATTGTGGATTACAAGAAAGGCAGTATATTATTAGCGCCAAATTTAAAATGGGAAAATGTACCTCTTAAACAAATTGTAGAAGATAAATTCAAAATTAAGGTACACATAGATAATGAAGCAAATGTAGGAGCTATAGGAGAAAAGTGGTTTGGGGTAGGTGCCAAATATAACAATCTTGTTTATGTGAGTGCTGGAATTGGTATTGGTACCGGAATAATAATTAATGGAGAGTTATACAGAGGCACAGTAGGTCTTGCTGGAGAAATGGGACATATGACAATTGATATTTATGACCATCAGTGTAGGTGTGGCAATACAGGATGTTGGGAAAATTATGCTTCAGAAAAAGCATTGCTTGAATACATAAATACACAATTGCTGATGGGAAAGTCTGATGAGTATATAAACAAAAATAACTTTTATACACTGAGTGCTATTGATATTATCGATTATGCGCGAAAAGGGAGCAAAATAGCGGTAGAAGCTTTAAAAGAAATAGGAAGAAAATTAGGAGTAGGTGTAGTCAATATTATAAATACTTTTAATCCTGAACTAGTAATTATTGGAAATACTTTATCTTTAGCTGATGACTTAGTTTTAAACGAAGTTTTAAAAGAAGTAGAGGATAAAAGTCTTGTTTATAGATATTATAAAGTAAAAATAAAAACTTCCAAACTTAAATTCCATGCAGGGGCAATTGGAGCAGTATCTTTAGTTATTTCTGAATTGTTTGCGTATCCAGGGCTTTAA
- a CDS encoding glycoside hydrolase family 3 N-terminal domain-containing protein: protein MKPLYLDSTQSVEKRVEDLLQQMTIEEKVAQLNSIWVYEILDDMKFSFDKAKRLMSYGIGQITRLGGASNLSPRETVRIANQIQKFLIENTRLGIPALIHEESCSGYMARGATIFPQTIGVASTWNNELVEKMASVIREQMKAAGARQALAPLLDITRDPRWGRTEETFGEDPYLVMRMGVSYIRGLQTESLKEGIVATGKHFVGYGNSEGGMNWAPAHIPERELREVFLYPFEAAVKEAKLSSIMPGYHELDGVPCHKSKKLLNDILRKDWGFEGIVVSDYFAISQLYEYHHVTSDKKGAAKLALEAGVDVELPSTDYYGLPLRELIESGEIDIDFVNEAVKRVLKIKFELGLFENPYINEEKAVEIFDTNEQRELAYKIAQESIVLLKNENNLLPLKKDLKSIAVIGPNADSIRNMIGDYAYPCHIESLLEMRETDNVFNTPLPESLEAKDIYVPIVTVLQGIKAKASSNTEVLYAKGCDVLNNSKDGFKEAVEIAKQADVAVVVVGDKSGLTDGCTSGESRDRADLNLPGVQEELIKAVYETGTPVIVVLINGRPMSISWIAEKIPAIIEAWLPGEEGGRAVADVIFGDYNPGGKLPISIPQSVGQLPVYYYHKPSGGRSHWKGDYVELSTKPLYPFGYGLSYTEFSYTNLNISNRKVSLRDRMVEISVDIKNTGTLKGDEVVQLYIHQEALSVTRPVKELKGFKRITLDAGEEKTVIFKLSIEQLGFYDENMEYVIEPGRVDVMIGSSSEDIRLRDYFEIVGEKEKVAKKFITEVRVENK, encoded by the coding sequence ATGAAGCCATTATATTTAGATTCCACTCAATCAGTGGAAAAAAGAGTAGAAGATTTATTACAGCAAATGACTATAGAAGAAAAAGTAGCACAATTAAACAGTATTTGGGTATACGAAATATTAGATGATATGAAATTTTCTTTTGATAAAGCTAAAAGATTAATGTCATATGGAATAGGTCAGATTACCCGCCTTGGTGGAGCAAGTAATTTATCACCACGGGAAACAGTGAGAATAGCAAATCAGATTCAAAAATTTTTGATTGAAAATACAAGGCTTGGCATACCTGCTTTGATTCATGAGGAGTCTTGTAGTGGATATATGGCAAGGGGAGCAACTATTTTTCCACAAACTATAGGAGTTGCGAGTACGTGGAATAATGAACTTGTTGAAAAAATGGCTTCTGTAATAAGAGAACAGATGAAAGCTGCTGGAGCAAGGCAAGCTCTTGCGCCTTTATTGGATATTACAAGAGATCCACGTTGGGGAAGAACAGAAGAAACTTTTGGAGAAGACCCTTATTTAGTAATGCGTATGGGTGTTTCATATATTCGTGGGCTTCAAACTGAAAGTTTAAAGGAAGGCATTGTAGCTACAGGAAAACATTTTGTGGGATATGGAAATTCAGAAGGAGGTATGAATTGGGCTCCTGCTCATATTCCTGAAAGGGAGCTTAGAGAAGTTTTTCTTTATCCTTTTGAGGCGGCGGTAAAAGAGGCGAAATTAAGTTCGATTATGCCGGGATACCACGAACTTGATGGGGTACCGTGTCACAAATCAAAAAAATTGTTAAACGATATTTTACGTAAAGATTGGGGTTTCGAGGGAATTGTAGTATCTGATTACTTTGCTATAAGCCAGCTTTACGAGTACCATCATGTGACATCAGATAAAAAGGGAGCTGCAAAATTGGCTTTAGAGGCTGGTGTTGATGTGGAATTACCAAGCACCGACTATTATGGCTTGCCGCTTAGAGAGTTAATTGAAAGTGGTGAGATTGATATAGATTTTGTAAATGAAGCTGTAAAGAGAGTTTTAAAAATAAAATTTGAATTAGGGTTATTTGAGAATCCTTATATAAATGAAGAAAAGGCTGTTGAGATTTTTGATACAAATGAACAACGAGAACTAGCTTATAAAATAGCGCAGGAGTCTATAGTATTGTTGAAAAATGAAAATAATTTGCTGCCTTTAAAGAAAGATTTGAAATCTATTGCAGTTATTGGCCCCAATGCTGATAGTATTCGCAATATGATTGGTGATTATGCATATCCTTGTCATATTGAATCATTACTTGAAATGAGAGAGACAGACAATGTTTTTAATACACCTTTGCCAGAAAGCTTAGAAGCAAAAGATATTTATGTACCTATTGTAACTGTGCTACAGGGAATTAAGGCAAAAGCTTCTTCTAATACAGAAGTTTTATATGCAAAAGGCTGCGATGTTCTTAACAATAGTAAGGATGGTTTTAAAGAAGCGGTTGAGATTGCAAAACAGGCTGATGTTGCTGTTGTGGTAGTAGGAGATAAATCAGGGTTAACAGATGGCTGTACTTCTGGTGAATCAAGAGATCGGGCAGACCTTAATTTGCCGGGTGTACAAGAAGAGCTGATAAAAGCAGTTTATGAAACTGGTACACCAGTAATAGTGGTACTTATAAATGGAAGACCAATGTCTATTTCTTGGATAGCTGAAAAAATTCCAGCAATTATTGAAGCTTGGTTACCTGGTGAAGAGGGTGGAAGAGCTGTTGCAGATGTGATTTTTGGTGACTATAATCCTGGAGGTAAACTACCAATTTCTATTCCTCAATCAGTAGGGCAGTTACCAGTATATTATTACCATAAACCTTCTGGAGGCCGCAGTCACTGGAAGGGGGACTATGTAGAATTAAGCACAAAGCCTTTATATCCCTTTGGTTATGGTCTTAGCTATACAGAGTTTTCATACACTAATCTTAATATTTCTAATAGAAAGGTTTCTTTAAGGGACAGAATGGTTGAAATCTCTGTTGATATAAAAAATACAGGTACATTAAAGGGAGATGAAGTTGTTCAACTTTATATACATCAAGAAGCTTTAAGTGTTACAAGGCCTGTTAAAGAGCTTAAAGGGTTTAAACGCATTACTTTAGATGCTGGTGAAGAAAAGACAGTTATTTTCAAACTTTCTATTGAACAACTGGGTTTTTATGATGAGAATATGGAGTATGTGATAGAACCAGGACGTGTAGATGTAATGATAGGGAGCTCTTCTGAAGATATAAGGCTAAGGGATTATTTTGAAATTGTAGGAGAAAAAGAGAAAGTAGCTAAAAAATTCATTACGGAAGTAAGGGTAGAGAATAAATAG
- a CDS encoding carbohydrate ABC transporter permease, with amino-acid sequence MEAFNLKSKSKINKNYYGYIFTLPFIVIFLVFNLYPLIYTFYLSLTDMTLMNLSYHFVGLANFKQLFSDNYFLKSVINTWKIWLINFIPQLGIAMLLAIWFVNNRLKIKFIGLWRTIYYLPNILMPVAVAALFYNFFSLYGPVNQILVRTGILKEAFDFFRSTTWTQLIVAFIQWWMWYGVTIIFLMAGLSSISPSYYESALVDGANSWQMFTKITLPLLKPVLIYVLVTSLSGGMQMFDIPYLLTDGTGSPDGAIRTMSVLMYMKFSSGDGYIGAAASVGVMIFLITAIAAFIIINLLKERE; translated from the coding sequence ATGGAAGCTTTTAATCTAAAATCGAAAAGCAAGATTAATAAGAATTATTATGGTTATATCTTTACTTTGCCATTTATAGTTATATTTTTAGTTTTTAATCTATATCCACTTATTTATACATTTTACTTAAGTTTAACAGATATGACTCTGATGAATTTGTCTTATCATTTTGTTGGACTTGCGAATTTCAAACAATTATTTTCTGATAACTATTTTTTAAAATCAGTAATAAATACTTGGAAAATTTGGCTTATAAATTTTATTCCCCAATTAGGTATTGCTATGCTTTTAGCCATTTGGTTTGTTAATAATAGGTTGAAAATTAAATTTATTGGGTTATGGAGAACGATTTATTACTTACCAAATATACTTATGCCAGTTGCAGTAGCTGCGCTTTTTTATAATTTTTTCTCTCTATATGGACCTGTAAATCAGATATTAGTTCGCACAGGAATTTTAAAAGAAGCTTTTGACTTTTTTAGGAGTACTACTTGGACACAACTTATTGTGGCGTTTATTCAATGGTGGATGTGGTATGGAGTAACAATAATCTTTTTAATGGCAGGGCTATCTTCAATTTCACCTTCATATTATGAATCAGCTTTAGTGGATGGTGCTAATTCATGGCAAATGTTTACTAAAATTACTCTTCCTCTTTTAAAACCGGTTCTAATATATGTACTTGTGACTTCGCTATCAGGCGGAATGCAGATGTTTGATATACCCTATTTATTAACTGATGGGACAGGATCTCCTGACGGAGCTATAAGAACAATGAGCGTTTTAATGTATATGAAATTTTCAAGTGGCGATGGTTATATTGGTGCTGCTGCTTCTGTTGGTGTTATGATTTTTCTTATAACTGCTATTGCAGCATTTATTATAATAAACCTGCTAAAAGAGAGGGAATAA
- a CDS encoding carbohydrate ABC transporter permease: MNYKLRIKFMKIGVYIFLIILFLLGILPIWLLLVNATRSTPEIQQGVSLLPSSNLWVNWNHLTGMGVNIWRGFLNSLIISVPVTFLTVYFSMMTAYAIHVYDFKWKKMLYNTVVLLTIVPTQLVPIIGFYKYMASLKLLNSYIPLIVPAIASPPMVFFALQYLESTIVKDLIEAARIEGSGELGIFHKIILPIAKPGAFTMGILSFVASWNNFFTPFMLISKIEKYTLPMIVKLLRGDMYRTEYGAIYLGLAITMIPIIIVYAIFSKYIVSGIAMGAIKE; the protein is encoded by the coding sequence ATGAATTATAAACTTCGTATAAAATTTATGAAGATAGGAGTATATATCTTTTTAATTATACTTTTCTTACTTGGTATTTTACCTATATGGCTTTTGCTTGTTAATGCTACACGTTCCACACCTGAAATACAGCAAGGAGTTAGTTTGTTGCCAAGCAGTAATCTGTGGGTAAATTGGAATCATCTTACAGGAATGGGAGTAAACATATGGCGAGGCTTTTTAAACAGCCTTATTATATCTGTTCCAGTTACTTTTTTAACTGTTTATTTTTCAATGATGACGGCTTATGCAATTCATGTATATGATTTTAAATGGAAAAAAATGCTATATAATACTGTGGTACTTTTGACAATTGTTCCAACTCAATTAGTACCAATAATAGGATTTTATAAATATATGGCATCTCTAAAATTATTAAATAGTTATATTCCGCTAATTGTTCCAGCTATTGCTTCGCCTCCAATGGTATTTTTTGCACTACAATATTTGGAATCTACGATAGTAAAGGATTTAATAGAAGCTGCCCGTATCGAAGGAAGTGGAGAACTTGGAATTTTTCATAAAATTATTTTACCTATAGCAAAACCTGGTGCATTTACAATGGGAATTTTATCTTTTGTTGCTTCTTGGAATAACTTTTTTACTCCATTTATGTTAATTTCAAAAATAGAAAAATATACGCTTCCAATGATTGTTAAATTATTACGTGGGGATATGTATAGAACAGAATATGGAGCAATATACCTTGGTCTTGCAATCACGATGATTCCTATTATAATAGTTTATGCTATATTTTCAAAGTATATTGTAAGCGGAATTGCAATGGGTGCTATAAAAGAGTAA